A single window of Rhizobium indicum DNA harbors:
- a CDS encoding DsrE family protein, with the protein MQTQSDKLVVLVTKGIESELSSVAFTIANGGITAGLKVSVFLTSTGIDLVRKGGQRMTHVPPLDPLSSLIENFQQRGGTIWACPPCVTSRGYTQEDMLDGVVIVGASAMHAEIKEGAATLSF; encoded by the coding sequence ATGCAAACTCAAAGCGACAAACTGGTCGTGCTTGTTACCAAGGGCATCGAATCCGAACTGTCCTCCGTCGCCTTCACCATTGCCAATGGCGGCATCACCGCCGGGCTGAAGGTTTCTGTGTTCCTCACCAGCACCGGGATCGACCTGGTGCGCAAGGGCGGCCAGCGCATGACGCATGTGCCGCCGCTCGATCCGCTGTCGAGCCTGATCGAGAATTTCCAGCAGCGCGGCGGCACGATCTGGGCCTGCCCGCCCTGCGTGACCTCTCGCGGTTACACGCAGGAGGACATGCTCGACGGCGTCGTCATCGTCGGCGCCAGCGCCATGCATGCCGAGATCAAGGAGGGTGCTGCAACGCTGTCGTTTTGA
- a CDS encoding response regulator, with product MAKRVLVVEDEMTIAMMIEDMLIDLGHEVVATAARLPTALEVAADGNLDFVILDVNLAGHQSFPVATVLQQRGIPFAFATGYGPAGIDPAFAGRPVLTKPFTTADLAAVIETVG from the coding sequence ATGGCCAAGCGCGTTCTTGTCGTTGAAGATGAAATGACCATCGCCATGATGATCGAAGATATGCTCATCGACCTCGGTCACGAGGTTGTCGCGACAGCCGCGCGTTTGCCCACGGCGCTGGAGGTTGCCGCCGATGGAAATCTTGATTTCGTCATTCTCGATGTGAACCTGGCTGGGCATCAGTCATTCCCGGTGGCGACAGTCCTTCAGCAGCGCGGTATCCCGTTTGCCTTCGCAACCGGATATGGGCCAGCGGGTATCGATCCCGCCTTTGCCGGCCGACCGGTGCTGACCAAGCCGTTCACAACTGCCGATCTTGCCGCTGTCATCGAAACTGTCGGCTGA
- a CDS encoding ABC transporter substrate-binding protein, with the protein MRQILATMTFAFGLAGFAAPSLAATRYPLTITNCGQQVTFEKAPSKVVSIGQGMTEVLFSLGLADKIAGTAVWVGPVLPQYAEANSKIKRLADNDPSFESVVGQEPDLVTAEFEWHVGAQGSVGKREQFKDLGINTYLAPADCVAKVNTDGGDGVRKELFTMDLIYREIAELSEIFDVKERGDALISKLKKRESDAVASISGASGKNLPVVFWFSSKEVNGDAFIAGKNSAPAYILKTIGAKNVVTTEEEWPLVGWETIAQANPAVIVLATMDRRRYAADDPKVKVDFLENDPVTKELDAVKNKHFVMMDAQSMNPTIRTIDGIETLANGIKSFGLAQ; encoded by the coding sequence ATGCGCCAGATTCTCGCCACCATGACATTTGCCTTCGGGCTCGCCGGCTTTGCGGCACCAAGCCTTGCCGCGACCCGATATCCCTTGACCATCACCAATTGCGGCCAGCAGGTGACCTTCGAAAAGGCGCCATCCAAAGTCGTTTCGATCGGTCAGGGCATGACCGAAGTGCTCTTCTCGCTCGGCCTTGCCGACAAGATCGCCGGAACGGCCGTCTGGGTCGGTCCCGTCCTGCCGCAATATGCCGAGGCCAACAGCAAGATAAAGCGGCTTGCCGACAACGACCCGAGCTTCGAATCCGTCGTCGGGCAGGAGCCCGACCTGGTGACGGCCGAGTTCGAATGGCATGTCGGCGCGCAGGGCTCGGTCGGCAAGCGGGAGCAATTCAAGGATCTCGGGATCAATACCTATCTCGCGCCGGCCGATTGCGTCGCCAAGGTCAACACTGATGGCGGCGACGGCGTGCGCAAGGAGCTGTTCACGATGGACCTGATCTACCGGGAAATCGCCGAGCTCTCGGAGATCTTCGACGTCAAGGAGCGCGGCGATGCGCTGATTTCCAAGCTGAAGAAGCGCGAGTCGGATGCCGTCGCCTCGATATCAGGCGCGTCGGGCAAGAACCTGCCCGTCGTCTTCTGGTTCTCCAGCAAGGAGGTCAATGGCGACGCCTTCATCGCCGGCAAGAACAGCGCGCCCGCCTATATTCTGAAGACGATCGGTGCGAAGAACGTCGTCACCACGGAAGAGGAATGGCCGCTGGTCGGTTGGGAAACCATCGCCCAGGCTAACCCTGCCGTCATCGTGCTCGCGACCATGGACCGCCGCCGTTACGCCGCTGACGATCCCAAGGTCAAGGTCGATTTCCTCGAGAACGATCCTGTGACCAAGGAGCTGGACGCGGTCAAAAACAAGCACTTCGTGATGATGGACGCGCAGTCGATGAACCCGACGATCCGCACGATCGACGGTATCGAGACATTGGCGAACGGCATCAAGTCCTTCGGCCTGGCGCAGTGA
- a CDS encoding VOC family protein produces the protein MIDHITMAVSDLEKSKLFYERAFEPLGYRLSFGKEGVFWAFDVGGSLFEIQHTDDKPPLTRVHVAFRVQSRAEVEAFYRAALEAGARDNGLPGPRPEYEENYYACFVLDPDGYNIEAMLNQPAPHG, from the coding sequence ATGATCGATCATATCACCATGGCAGTCAGTGACCTTGAGAAGAGCAAATTGTTCTACGAACGCGCTTTCGAACCCCTCGGTTATCGCCTCTCCTTCGGGAAGGAGGGCGTGTTCTGGGCCTTCGATGTCGGCGGCAGCCTGTTCGAGATCCAGCACACCGACGACAAGCCGCCTTTGACGCGTGTGCACGTTGCCTTCCGGGTGCAGAGCAGGGCGGAGGTCGAGGCGTTTTATCGGGCTGCGCTCGAAGCCGGCGCCCGGGACAACGGCTTGCCCGGCCCGCGGCCGGAATATGAAGAGAACTATTATGCCTGCTTCGTTCTCGATCCCGACGGATACAATATTGAAGCGATGCTCAACCAGCCGGCGCCGCATGGGTGA
- the blh gene encoding bifunctional sulfur transferase/dioxygenase Blh: MTSVKVNELISVAGQPDAAGFAAFAAQGFAAVINARPDGEEPEQPGNTVEKASASAVGLSYSFVPVKGTEITEADIRAFQAAMAQAKGPVVAHCKSGTRALMLYVLGEVLDGRMKPGDVEAFGQNLGFDLAGARRFLEKRAGQVPHVKAFFEPRTCSVQYVVSDPATRRCAIIDPVFDFDEMSGATGTANADAILAHIESEGLTVEWILDTHPHADHFSAAHYLHEKTGAPTAIGAHVTDVQKLWKEIYNWPALKTDGSQWDRLFADGDTFEIGALKVRVMFSPGHTLASITYVIGDAAFVHDTVFTPDSGTARTDFPGGSASALWHSIQAILSLPEETRLFSGHDYQPGGRHPRWESTVAAQKRSNPHIAGIDEAGFVALRQARDRTLPKPKLMLHALQVNIRGGRLPEPEGNGRRYLKIPLDAL, translated from the coding sequence ATGACATCCGTGAAGGTCAATGAGCTGATATCGGTGGCGGGGCAGCCCGATGCCGCAGGCTTTGCTGCCTTCGCGGCTCAAGGCTTTGCCGCCGTCATCAATGCCCGGCCTGACGGCGAGGAGCCGGAGCAGCCGGGCAATACGGTGGAAAAGGCTTCCGCCTCCGCGGTCGGGCTTTCCTACAGTTTCGTGCCGGTGAAGGGGACCGAGATCACCGAAGCCGATATCCGCGCCTTCCAGGCGGCGATGGCGCAAGCGAAGGGGCCGGTTGTCGCCCATTGCAAGAGCGGCACGCGGGCGCTGATGCTCTATGTGCTGGGCGAGGTGCTGGATGGGCGGATGAAGCCCGGGGATGTCGAAGCCTTCGGTCAAAACCTCGGTTTCGATCTTGCCGGCGCGCGCCGCTTTCTCGAGAAGCGGGCAGGGCAGGTGCCTCATGTGAAGGCCTTCTTCGAGCCCCGCACCTGCAGTGTGCAATATGTCGTTTCCGACCCGGCGACGAGACGCTGTGCCATCATCGACCCGGTGTTCGATTTCGACGAGATGTCGGGGGCGACGGGAACGGCCAATGCCGACGCCATCCTCGCTCATATCGAAAGTGAAGGGCTGACAGTCGAATGGATCCTCGACACGCATCCGCATGCCGATCATTTCTCCGCCGCGCATTATCTGCATGAGAAGACCGGCGCGCCGACGGCGATCGGCGCCCATGTCACCGACGTGCAGAAGCTCTGGAAGGAGATCTACAACTGGCCGGCCCTTAAAACCGACGGTTCGCAATGGGACCGGCTGTTTGCCGATGGCGACACGTTCGAGATCGGTGCGCTTAAAGTCCGCGTGATGTTTTCGCCCGGGCACACACTCGCCTCGATCACCTATGTGATCGGTGACGCCGCCTTCGTGCACGATACGGTGTTCACGCCGGATTCCGGCACGGCGCGTACGGATTTCCCCGGCGGCAGTGCGAGCGCCCTCTGGCACTCGATCCAGGCCATCCTGTCGCTGCCCGAGGAAACCCGGCTCTTTTCCGGCCACGATTATCAGCCCGGCGGCCGGCACCCGCGCTGGGAAAGCACGGTGGCGGCGCAGAAGCGCTCCAATCCGCATATTGCAGGCATCGACGAGGCCGGTTTCGTGGCGCTGCGCCAGGCACGCGACCGCACGCTGCCGAAGCCGAAGCTGATGCTGCACGCGCTGCAGGTGAATATCCGCGGCGGACGGCTGCCCGAGCCGGAGGGGAATGGCCGGCGGTATCTGAAGATACCGCTGGATGCTTTGTGA
- a CDS encoding tetratricopeptide repeat protein — translation MSNPDSTDLAAARIDAIRQAAEQGDAQAQFELGHITARGEGVTRDKTEGAGWLQKAAEQGHADAQFLLAGLYLMGDGVAQSAPEGCEWLEKAANQGHADARYLLGLMREDGDGCDIDAADAVRWYSQAADQDHAGAQYRLAQLKEHGVGCEIDLTEAFKWYRRAALQDYPDAREDLLGLCRAHPDLPLPVSELLDGKGRS, via the coding sequence ATGAGCAATCCGGATAGCACCGATCTCGCCGCCGCCAGGATAGACGCGATTCGCCAAGCAGCCGAGCAAGGCGATGCGCAAGCACAATTTGAATTGGGCCACATCACCGCACGAGGTGAAGGTGTCACCCGCGATAAAACAGAAGGCGCGGGATGGCTTCAGAAAGCCGCCGAACAAGGTCATGCCGACGCGCAATTCCTCCTGGCGGGCCTCTATCTCATGGGGGACGGAGTTGCACAGAGCGCGCCCGAAGGCTGCGAGTGGCTTGAGAAAGCCGCCAATCAAGGCCACGCCGACGCGCGATATTTGCTGGGCTTGATGAGAGAAGACGGCGACGGTTGCGATATCGATGCAGCAGACGCTGTCAGATGGTACAGCCAAGCCGCAGATCAGGATCATGCTGGTGCACAGTACAGGCTAGCCCAGTTGAAAGAGCACGGCGTGGGCTGCGAGATCGATCTGACAGAAGCATTCAAATGGTACCGTCGTGCTGCACTTCAGGATTACCCGGATGCAAGGGAAGATCTACTCGGATTATGCCGTGCACATCCAGACCTGCCGCTACCGGTGTCAGAATTGCTCGATGGCAAAGGTCGCTCCTGA
- a CDS encoding sensor histidine kinase, whose protein sequence is MDSESPKPLTTRFPVGGGEIGRLIQTRDWSKTPLGPLDLWPQSLKTATNMLLLSPVPIVLLWGEDGVMIYNDAYSVFAGSRHPDLLGSKVREGWSEIADFNDNVMKVGLSGKTLAYENQELTLLRHGSPAPAWMNLDYSPVLDESGKPAGVIAIVVETTKSVLGQRRLRESEERFRAFTTATTDIVYRMSADWKEMQQLDGRNVLADTADPTVAWQEAYLFPEDIPAIQAVIDEAISSKGVFECEHRVRRADGSTGWVLSRAVPLLNDAGAIVEWFGAATDITERRRKQQQLELVVHELNHRVKNNLAMVQAFAYRTFRDAEDIPRALDSFTARLVSLGRANDLLTGELWSSASLKQTLDQATVPHRPDGGRWELTGDEIRVSAKTALALTMAFHELGTNAVRHGAWSNDGGAVSVKCSLQIIDGTQRYRIDWNEHGGPPVEQPKRKGFGTVLIQRGLAAETGGNVEISFAETGFSFSLDAPADRLRNE, encoded by the coding sequence TTGGATTCCGAATCCCCTAAGCCACTTACTACTCGCTTTCCTGTCGGTGGCGGGGAAATTGGCCGGCTGATCCAGACCCGCGACTGGAGCAAGACGCCGCTCGGTCCTCTCGACCTCTGGCCGCAAAGTCTGAAGACGGCCACGAATATGCTCCTGCTTTCACCCGTGCCGATCGTTCTTCTCTGGGGCGAAGACGGTGTGATGATCTACAACGACGCCTACTCCGTCTTCGCAGGCAGCCGCCATCCGGATCTTCTCGGTTCCAAGGTCCGCGAGGGCTGGAGCGAAATTGCCGATTTCAATGACAATGTGATGAAAGTCGGACTGTCGGGGAAAACGCTCGCCTACGAGAACCAGGAGTTGACGCTGTTGCGCCATGGCAGTCCGGCTCCCGCCTGGATGAACCTCGACTATTCGCCCGTCCTCGACGAAAGCGGCAAACCCGCCGGCGTCATCGCGATCGTCGTCGAAACGACGAAAAGCGTCCTTGGCCAGCGCCGACTGCGCGAGAGCGAAGAGAGGTTCAGGGCGTTCACGACCGCGACGACCGACATCGTCTATCGTATGAGTGCCGACTGGAAGGAGATGCAGCAGCTCGACGGTCGTAACGTTCTCGCCGACACGGCCGATCCGACTGTCGCGTGGCAGGAGGCCTATTTATTTCCCGAGGACATTCCCGCGATCCAGGCGGTGATCGACGAGGCCATATCAAGTAAGGGTGTTTTCGAATGCGAGCATCGCGTCCGGCGGGCCGACGGCAGCACCGGGTGGGTGCTGTCACGGGCTGTTCCACTCCTGAACGACGCAGGCGCCATCGTCGAATGGTTTGGGGCCGCGACCGATATCACCGAGCGGCGACGCAAACAGCAGCAGTTGGAACTTGTCGTTCATGAGCTCAACCATCGCGTAAAGAACAATCTGGCGATGGTGCAGGCTTTTGCGTACCGCACCTTCCGGGATGCCGAAGACATCCCTCGTGCACTGGACAGTTTCACGGCGCGGCTGGTGTCGCTCGGCCGTGCCAATGATCTGTTGACAGGCGAATTGTGGAGCAGCGCCTCCTTGAAACAGACGCTCGACCAGGCGACCGTTCCACATCGGCCGGACGGCGGGCGGTGGGAGTTGACCGGAGACGAAATCCGGGTTTCCGCAAAGACGGCGCTGGCCCTGACCATGGCCTTTCACGAACTCGGCACGAATGCTGTGCGCCATGGCGCATGGTCGAATGACGGCGGCGCCGTCAGCGTCAAATGTTCCCTCCAAATCATCGACGGAACGCAACGCTACCGCATAGACTGGAACGAACATGGCGGACCGCCTGTCGAACAGCCGAAGCGGAAGGGATTCGGCACGGTCCTCATACAGCGCGGCCTCGCCGCGGAGACGGGAGGCAATGTGGAGATTTCGTTTGCCGAAACGGGTTTTTCCTTCAGCCTCGACGCTCCGGCAGACCGTCTTCGGAACGAATGA
- a CDS encoding TetR/AcrR family transcriptional regulator: protein MEGLAALLRAGSDEVTFDLVARQSGVPQRTLYRYFANKETLLAAFWHWVNALIAVPALPASPEQVVAHIPELFSAFDRDEPLVRAMLHNPHGRAVRLAHAEARREKFSIALRDVTGTIPAEDARHLLAAVTALCSASGWESMKDNWSLSGAEAAKAAQWAVQALIDDARRRSRGTEARQPATMEGDAR, encoded by the coding sequence ATGGAAGGTCTTGCCGCCCTGTTGCGCGCCGGTAGCGACGAGGTCACCTTCGATCTCGTCGCCCGCCAGTCCGGCGTGCCGCAGCGCACGCTTTATCGCTATTTCGCCAACAAGGAGACACTGCTCGCCGCGTTCTGGCACTGGGTGAATGCGCTGATCGCCGTGCCGGCGCTGCCGGCTTCGCCTGAGCAAGTAGTGGCGCATATTCCCGAGCTCTTTTCTGCCTTCGACCGCGACGAGCCGCTGGTGAGAGCGATGCTGCACAATCCTCATGGTCGCGCGGTGAGGCTCGCCCATGCCGAGGCGCGGCGCGAGAAGTTTTCGATCGCGCTGCGCGATGTCACCGGGACGATTCCCGCAGAAGATGCCCGGCATCTGCTCGCCGCTGTGACAGCGCTCTGCTCTGCTTCGGGATGGGAGAGCATGAAAGATAACTGGAGCCTGTCGGGCGCTGAAGCCGCGAAGGCCGCGCAATGGGCCGTGCAGGCCCTGATCGACGATGCACGCCGGCGTTCCCGCGGGACCGAGGCCCGCCAGCCGGCAACAATGGAAGGAGACGCGCGATGA
- a CDS encoding cupin domain-containing protein, with product MSSFRNAVVSLPGKERVAKTPFGARIVIHATAAETGGAFGMWETFTPPGHGPAPHTHTREIEVFRVIRGLYRFQCGDEAFDAPVGTVVVLPPHVPHSWRNIGDEPGQMFGTVTPGGCEQMFIDIEAFGADTPEKIAVIEARLGIINDITLALGLTGPQPR from the coding sequence ATGTCGAGTTTCAGGAATGCTGTCGTCTCTTTACCCGGCAAGGAGCGTGTGGCGAAGACGCCGTTTGGCGCGAGGATCGTCATCCATGCCACGGCCGCCGAGACCGGCGGCGCGTTCGGGATGTGGGAAACCTTCACGCCGCCCGGTCATGGTCCGGCCCCGCACACGCATACGCGGGAGATTGAAGTCTTTCGGGTCATCCGCGGTCTCTATCGATTCCAATGCGGCGACGAGGCGTTCGACGCGCCTGTGGGAACCGTCGTCGTTCTGCCGCCACATGTACCGCACAGCTGGCGAAACATAGGCGACGAACCCGGCCAGATGTTCGGCACAGTCACGCCAGGCGGCTGCGAGCAAATGTTCATCGATATCGAGGCTTTTGGTGCCGATACGCCTGAGAAAATCGCGGTGATCGAAGCGCGACTGGGGATCATCAACGACATCACGCTGGCCCTCGGATTGACAGGCCCGCAACCGCGCTGA
- a CDS encoding AraC family transcriptional regulator yields the protein MREALSENPDAAGVARDDVLSALLSTIRLSGSLQFCFMPTGDWQTDAAPSLANLSAKASGTMPFHIVVEGRCWLKTEGEETELEAGDVLVFPFGTGHQLGAGRDGTLVLPTRDLPQKPWREIPVLRYGEAAQGVRLLCGYLQWDGLSFAPLRQALPKLIHVRTRAANDGDWLRATIRQMVEEVDRPRAGGVSMLPRLTEIVFIEILRHQIMMAEPRSVGWLAALADPALSRCLSLIHDDPKRDWSLEDLAAAAGQSRSALADRFQAMLSTSPIRYIRDWRLYLASVALATSGQPIAAIAYEAGYATEAAFNRAFSRAFATPPAAWRAMARV from the coding sequence ATGCGTGAAGCCTTGTCCGAAAATCCAGACGCTGCGGGTGTTGCGCGCGACGACGTGCTGTCGGCGCTGCTGTCGACGATCCGCCTTTCGGGATCGCTGCAGTTCTGCTTCATGCCGACGGGCGACTGGCAGACCGATGCCGCGCCGTCGCTGGCAAATCTTTCGGCCAAGGCTTCGGGCACGATGCCGTTTCACATCGTCGTGGAGGGCCGCTGCTGGTTGAAAACGGAAGGCGAAGAGACCGAGCTGGAGGCCGGCGACGTACTGGTCTTCCCCTTCGGCACCGGCCATCAGCTCGGCGCGGGCAGAGACGGCACGCTGGTCCTGCCAACCCGCGACCTTCCGCAGAAGCCATGGCGTGAGATTCCCGTGCTGCGCTATGGTGAGGCGGCTCAAGGGGTGCGGCTGCTCTGCGGCTATCTGCAATGGGACGGGTTGAGCTTTGCGCCGCTGCGTCAAGCGCTGCCCAAGCTGATCCATGTCAGGACACGAGCCGCCAATGACGGCGACTGGCTGCGCGCCACCATCCGCCAGATGGTCGAGGAGGTCGACAGGCCGCGCGCCGGCGGCGTCTCGATGCTGCCGCGGCTGACGGAAATCGTCTTCATCGAGATTCTGCGCCATCAGATCATGATGGCCGAGCCGCGCTCGGTCGGCTGGCTGGCAGCGCTCGCCGACCCGGCGCTGTCGCGCTGCCTCTCCCTCATTCACGACGATCCCAAACGTGACTGGTCGCTGGAGGACCTCGCCGCCGCCGCCGGCCAGTCACGCAGCGCCCTCGCCGACCGCTTCCAGGCGATGCTCTCGACATCACCGATCCGCTATATCAGGGACTGGCGGCTCTACCTCGCAAGCGTCGCACTCGCCACATCAGGCCAGCCGATCGCGGCGATCGCTTACGAGGCCGGCTATGCCACCGAAGCCGCCTTCAACCGCGCCTTCTCCCGCGCCTTCGCCACCCCACCGGCCGCCTGGCGGGCGATGGCGCGGGTGTAG
- a CDS encoding DUF1127 domain-containing protein, whose protein sequence is MAHTETHAGISAPERQLFGSEPNSLATIVAALRAWRRAVVRRKALAELTPDQLRDIGQPGDNRPVLEIKAGLMTKLMSMR, encoded by the coding sequence ATGGCTCACACGGAAACGCATGCCGGCATCAGCGCGCCGGAAAGACAGCTGTTCGGGTCCGAGCCGAACAGCTTGGCAACCATCGTCGCCGCCCTGAGGGCGTGGCGGCGGGCCGTCGTTAGACGGAAGGCACTGGCAGAGTTGACGCCCGATCAGCTGAGGGACATCGGGCAGCCTGGGGATAATCGACCCGTGCTTGAAATCAAAGCCGGTCTGATGACGAAGTTGATGTCGATGAGGTGA
- a CDS encoding BTAD domain-containing putative transcriptional regulator, giving the protein MRIRLLGGLEVTSPEHRQVRFTTRKTSLLFAALVLAGRRGYRRELLSETFWPGRSNEQARNSLRQALVDIRRSFPAGGDAAVYIDGDQETVALITGPDETDISIFDRKLEAGRTADLAFAADLYRGEVLAGEAIPDGLDEWFGPYQSTYQRKALQLVERLSLALSEPGAAEESACEALAERLLAVDPTMEAAHRALMRIHALRGHENAALRQFEACRAFLKKHLQAEPEAETSSLAASLQSRQGSEHQRTTPSPDLALQPQAISASAKHHDRPSVAVLPFQNLSGDAEQEYFADGIVEDITIALAQFRHLYVIARNSSFTYKGQAVDIKQVGRELDVRYVVEGSVRRTGDRLRIAGQLIDTSTGTHLWADRFDGTLANVFDLQDQVASSIVGAITPKVEEAEIERAKRKPTENLDAYDYYLRGLAAFDRTVTNRSVIDEALRLFREAIERDPEFAVAHARAARCYATRKSNGWMLNPADETAEATRLARRAVELGWDDAVALTYGGYVIGYVGGDLDDSAACIDRALFLNPNLAAALGVSSWVKACLGEPDRAIEHATLAMRLSPLDPRLFAWQFNIGLAHFCAGHYDDAAVWAGKSLRHQLNYPSAMRVMAASQAMAGRLAQARETIARLCLMDPALRLSNLADVLPPFRRPDDRNGYIEALRMAGLPE; this is encoded by the coding sequence GTGCGCATCAGGTTGCTGGGTGGCCTCGAAGTGACTTCGCCGGAGCATCGGCAGGTTCGCTTCACCACGCGCAAGACGTCGCTTCTCTTTGCTGCCCTCGTGCTCGCAGGCCGCCGCGGCTATCGCAGGGAACTGCTTTCCGAGACCTTTTGGCCGGGACGAAGCAATGAGCAGGCCCGCAACAGCCTGCGCCAGGCGCTGGTCGATATCAGACGATCGTTCCCGGCTGGCGGGGATGCCGCCGTCTACATCGACGGGGATCAGGAGACCGTCGCGCTGATAACAGGTCCTGATGAAACCGACATTTCGATCTTCGACCGTAAACTGGAGGCAGGTCGGACCGCCGATCTCGCCTTCGCCGCCGATCTCTACCGTGGCGAGGTGCTCGCAGGCGAGGCCATTCCGGACGGGCTGGATGAGTGGTTTGGACCTTACCAGAGCACATATCAACGCAAGGCGCTGCAGCTGGTGGAGCGGTTGAGCCTCGCGCTCTCCGAGCCGGGCGCGGCGGAAGAATCGGCCTGCGAAGCGCTGGCGGAGAGGCTGCTGGCTGTGGACCCGACCATGGAGGCAGCCCATCGGGCGCTGATGCGGATCCACGCTCTCAGGGGTCACGAAAACGCGGCCTTGCGCCAGTTCGAGGCCTGTCGGGCGTTCTTGAAGAAGCATCTTCAGGCAGAACCCGAGGCAGAGACCTCTTCCCTGGCCGCTTCGCTGCAATCGCGCCAGGGATCTGAACATCAGCGGACCACACCGAGCCCCGACCTCGCGCTGCAGCCGCAGGCCATCTCAGCCTCGGCGAAACATCACGACCGGCCATCGGTTGCCGTGTTGCCGTTTCAGAATCTGAGCGGCGACGCGGAGCAGGAGTATTTCGCCGACGGCATTGTCGAGGACATCACCATCGCGCTTGCTCAATTCCGCCACCTCTATGTCATCGCCCGGAATTCGAGCTTCACCTACAAAGGTCAGGCGGTCGACATAAAGCAGGTCGGGCGCGAGCTGGACGTGCGCTATGTGGTCGAAGGAAGCGTGCGCCGGACGGGTGACCGCCTGCGCATTGCCGGGCAGCTCATCGATACGTCGACCGGTACACATCTTTGGGCCGATCGTTTTGACGGAACCCTGGCGAATGTCTTCGATCTCCAGGATCAGGTCGCCTCGAGCATCGTCGGCGCCATAACGCCGAAAGTGGAGGAGGCTGAGATCGAGCGTGCCAAACGCAAGCCGACAGAGAACCTCGACGCCTACGACTACTATCTCCGCGGCCTGGCGGCCTTCGACCGGACGGTCACCAACCGATCGGTCATCGACGAGGCGCTGCGGCTTTTCAGGGAGGCAATCGAGCGTGACCCGGAATTCGCCGTAGCGCATGCACGGGCGGCACGCTGCTACGCCACACGAAAGAGCAATGGCTGGATGCTCAATCCCGCAGACGAGACTGCCGAAGCGACCCGGCTGGCGAGGAGAGCGGTCGAACTCGGCTGGGACGATGCGGTTGCGCTCACCTACGGCGGATATGTCATCGGTTATGTCGGCGGCGACCTCGATGACAGTGCGGCCTGCATCGATCGCGCACTCTTCCTCAACCCGAACCTGGCGGCTGCGCTCGGCGTCAGCAGTTGGGTGAAGGCGTGCCTGGGCGAGCCTGATAGGGCCATTGAACACGCAACACTCGCCATGCGTCTCAGCCCTTTGGATCCGCGCCTGTTTGCCTGGCAGTTCAACATCGGTCTCGCGCATTTTTGCGCCGGCCACTATGACGATGCTGCCGTCTGGGCAGGAAAATCGCTACGCCACCAGCTGAACTACCCGAGCGCGATGCGCGTGATGGCGGCGAGCCAGGCCATGGCCGGGCGGCTTGCGCAAGCCCGGGAAACGATCGCCCGCCTGTGCCTGATGGACCCAGCCCTCCGACTTTCCAATCTCGCCGACGTGCTGCCACCATTCCGGCGACCGGACGATCGCAATGGATATATCGAGGCTCTCAGGATGGCGGGACTACCGGAGTAG